In Erigeron canadensis isolate Cc75 chromosome 8, C_canadensis_v1, whole genome shotgun sequence, the DNA window aactttaatgAAATCTTAGtttaaaagttgaaagaaataattaaaattgtcATGACGGATAAGATGTGATGTGATATAATGCAAACcaaattatgaaatgaaattaaaaaaaaaaaagataaaaggtgatagaaaaaggttgattgaaaatgaaatattaaaaaagatgGTGATATTAGTATCACAAAGATGAATTGATATTCGCTTATGTAATAGTTACactaagaaacaaaaacaatactTCGGTTTCGACATCAATTCCTATGAACATTACttaggttttaaaaaaaattataaatcgTAACATAGTTGTTATAAACATATTAACAATGGAACTCAAGAGTAATttatatatgggaatataaggcttatattcccatccccctttatatatatattcccttCATTTGAAACCAAACTACTCTTAGTTGACAAAATTGAACATGGATAAACCACAAGAAGAAATGCAATTTTTAGGCCTATTTGGCATCTACAAAGAAACTATCAAAACCATCATCTCATGGAGAAAGATCTTCACTCAAATCACCTTAACCTTTATCCTCCCACTAGCAATTATCTTTCTAGCTCACATGGAAGTCTCTAATCTTATTTCAAGAAAAATTATGCAAACagattttcaaaaacacataACCAGACCTGGAACTTTACGATATAGCAAACTCACAGATGCCTTAAGATCTGAATGGATCATATATTGGTTACTCAAAGCCACCTATTTCACATTTCTCATCGTCTTTTCCCTTCTATCCACTTCTGCAGTCATTTACACGACTGCTTGCATATACACATCGCGTAATCTGACATTTACTAGTGTCTTGAATGTCGTCCCAAAGGTTTGGAAAAGACTATTTGTCACATTCTTGTGCGCGTTTGTGGTTTATCTTATTTATAACCTTCTAGCAATCTTAATACTAGTTTTGTACATGGTACATTTTCCTGATAACACATTTGGTGTTGTGGTATTTCATGTTATGTTGATTCTCTACTTCATGGGGTTTGTTTACATAAGTATTATTTGGCAAATGGCTT includes these proteins:
- the LOC122610223 gene encoding uncharacterized protein LOC122610223, which encodes MDKPQEEMQFLGLFGIYKETIKTIISWRKIFTQITLTFILPLAIIFLAHMEVSNLISRKIMQTDFQKHITRPGTLRYSKLTDALRSEWIIYWLLKATYFTFLIVFSLLSTSAVIYTTACIYTSRNLTFTSVLNVVPKVWKRLFVTFLCAFVVYLIYNLLAILILVLYMVHFPDNTFGVVVFHVMLILYFMGFVYISIIWQMACVVSILDNFYGVKAMMKSKDLIKGKRWVAIIVFTKLHLSFFAIQIIFELLVVYGHALGVWRRVGFALFCFLALMILFLFGLVAQTILYLTCKSYHYESINKSSLGDLLEDYLGDYEALNNGDDNVQLEQTHV